In the genome of Nitrospira sp. MA-1, one region contains:
- a CDS encoding P1 family peptidase, with the protein MRLFRWRQGVKTCLFCIVGLSWAWFPPAVLANPSAALMELEPRPHVRDLGITIGRYSPGEMNAITDVQGVKVGHVTIYEGNGALQVGQGPVRTGVTVIIPREDVWHHKVPAGAFVLNGTGEMTGLAWVTESGFLEYPIALTNTLNVPRVADGVMSWMMQRYPGIGISDDTLTPVVAECDDSRLNDSQGRHVSSEDVVRALETASIGPVPEGSVGAGTGMVSYQFKGGIGTASRILPSEEGGYRVGVLVNANHGRRHEFMISGVPVGQVYDTDLATVSQQNSQESTMATPGEIPADFPQKRQDSGSIIIIIATDAPLDARQLSRLSRRATIGLARTGSISHHGSGDFVLAFSTGNVIPHYPEERTFFMAHLADTHINPLFQATVEATEEAILNALLQATTVTGRDGRRFEAISIDRLRSILNVYRPPTR; encoded by the coding sequence ATGCGTTTGTTCAGATGGCGTCAGGGCGTAAAGACCTGCCTTTTTTGCATAGTAGGGCTGAGCTGGGCATGGTTCCCCCCTGCGGTATTGGCCAACCCTTCGGCCGCCCTGATGGAGTTAGAACCCCGTCCACATGTGAGAGATCTTGGGATTACCATCGGCCGGTATTCTCCTGGCGAAATGAATGCCATCACGGATGTCCAAGGGGTCAAGGTGGGGCATGTCACCATCTATGAAGGCAATGGAGCCTTGCAGGTAGGTCAAGGCCCTGTTCGGACTGGTGTGACTGTTATTATCCCGCGTGAAGATGTCTGGCATCACAAAGTTCCAGCTGGAGCGTTTGTGTTAAATGGGACAGGGGAAATGACGGGGTTAGCATGGGTGACGGAATCAGGGTTTTTGGAATATCCCATTGCATTAACGAATACGTTGAATGTCCCTCGTGTGGCAGATGGTGTCATGAGCTGGATGATGCAACGTTATCCCGGTATTGGGATATCCGATGATACCCTCACTCCTGTTGTGGCTGAATGCGACGATAGTCGACTGAATGATAGCCAGGGAAGGCATGTGTCTTCGGAAGATGTGGTACGCGCCCTGGAGACTGCCTCGATAGGTCCTGTTCCAGAGGGGTCGGTCGGGGCAGGGACGGGAATGGTGTCCTATCAATTTAAAGGAGGGATTGGTACCGCCTCCCGAATACTTCCTTCCGAAGAAGGAGGATATCGTGTCGGGGTGTTGGTGAATGCCAACCATGGTCGTCGGCATGAATTCATGATCTCGGGAGTACCTGTGGGCCAAGTCTATGATACGGACCTGGCAACCGTTTCCCAACAAAACTCGCAAGAATCGACCATGGCGACTCCTGGCGAAATCCCAGCAGATTTCCCGCAAAAACGACAGGACAGCGGATCCATCATAATTATCATTGCGACGGATGCTCCCCTCGATGCACGTCAACTGTCCAGGCTCTCGCGCCGGGCTACCATAGGATTGGCACGAACCGGGTCAATCTCCCATCATGGCAGTGGAGATTTTGTTTTGGCGTTTTCCACCGGTAATGTCATTCCTCATTATCCGGAAGAACGGACATTTTTTATGGCCCATCTTGCTGATACGCATATAAACCCCTTGTTTCAAGCCACCGTGGAGGCCACGGAGGAAGCCATTCTCAATGCCTTATTGCAAGCCACAACGGTTACCGGGAGAGATGGACGACGTTTTGAGGCGATCTCGATTGACCGACTCCGTTCGATTTTAAATGTTTATCGCCCCCCAACTCGGTAA
- a CDS encoding FIST N-terminal domain-containing protein, giving the protein MAGIARLKSDLITMQCHVALSQESHPELAAHAVAASVHEALGEAGCHLAFVFFSPHFSSEIQRMVDIIHETLRPQTLVGCMGQGIIGADQEIEEHPGLVLWGLRSTDMRVVPFMLTPKIEGEVASLEGWPVGLESTTHPYTFFLFADPFSTPIDELLSLLEEQAPGSSAIGGIASGGMDVGESRLVFNRNIIGSGVVGVAVQGGVEIRTVVSQGCQPIGERYVVTKVDQNVIQELGGIPPLERLESTLKSLDEHEQQQAAHGLQVGIAMDEHRPEFGQGDFLIRGLLGADRQSGSLAIADFVQEGQTIQFHVRDAHAASEDFHLLLSKERVTHPDSPPKGALLFSCNGRGRRFFETPHHDVATLQHQMGAIPIAGFFAGGEIGPVSGKNFLHGYTASLALFYEEVSRPSKMDMTSDTFNTSKERGS; this is encoded by the coding sequence TTGGCGGGGATTGCTAGACTCAAATCCGATTTAATTACGATGCAGTGTCATGTTGCCCTTTCCCAAGAATCTCATCCTGAATTGGCCGCTCATGCGGTGGCAGCATCAGTGCATGAGGCGTTAGGCGAAGCAGGGTGTCATCTCGCATTTGTCTTTTTTTCCCCCCACTTTTCCTCAGAAATCCAGCGCATGGTCGATATCATCCACGAGACCCTTCGTCCTCAGACATTGGTTGGGTGCATGGGGCAAGGGATAATTGGGGCCGATCAAGAAATAGAAGAACATCCAGGTCTGGTGCTCTGGGGTCTTAGAAGCACCGACATGCGAGTGGTCCCATTCATGTTAACGCCGAAGATAGAGGGTGAGGTAGCTTCACTAGAGGGCTGGCCGGTTGGATTAGAATCCACGACTCATCCTTACACGTTTTTCCTCTTTGCTGATCCGTTTTCTACCCCCATTGATGAATTATTGTCCCTGTTGGAGGAACAGGCCCCTGGCTCGTCCGCGATTGGAGGTATTGCCAGTGGGGGCATGGATGTCGGGGAAAGCCGCCTGGTCTTTAATCGGAATATTATTGGATCGGGGGTGGTCGGAGTGGCTGTTCAGGGTGGAGTGGAAATCCGGACAGTGGTGTCCCAAGGGTGTCAACCTATTGGAGAACGTTACGTTGTGACCAAGGTCGATCAGAATGTCATTCAGGAGTTGGGAGGAATCCCCCCATTGGAACGGTTGGAATCCACTCTAAAATCGTTGGATGAACACGAACAACAACAAGCGGCGCACGGGCTGCAAGTGGGCATTGCCATGGATGAACATAGACCCGAATTCGGCCAGGGGGACTTTTTGATTCGCGGCCTGTTAGGAGCCGATCGGCAATCCGGGAGTCTGGCCATCGCGGATTTTGTCCAGGAGGGCCAGACGATTCAGTTCCATGTTCGGGATGCTCATGCAGCGAGTGAAGACTTCCATTTACTCCTATCCAAGGAACGGGTGACTCATCCGGACAGTCCGCCTAAGGGCGCGTTGTTATTTAGTTGTAATGGGCGTGGTCGGCGATTTTTCGAAACTCCCCACCATGACGTGGCCACTCTGCAACACCAGATGGGGGCCATTCCCATAGCGGGGTTTTTTGCAGGTGGAGAAATTGGCCCCGTGAGCGGGAAGAATTTTTTGCATGGCTATACGGCCAGTCTGGCGCTGTTTTATGAAGAAGTGTCTCGCCCCTCAAAAATGGACATGACATCGGATACGTTCAACACTAGCAAAGAGAGAGGTTCATGA
- a CDS encoding FKBP-type peptidyl-prolyl cis-trans isomerase translates to MVTTTSGLQYVDLAPGSGREAHAGETAIVHYTGTLTDGTKFDSSKDRNEPFSFRLGAGRVIKGWDEGVEGMKIGGIRKLVIPPQLGYGSRGAGSAVPPNATLIFEVELLDLR, encoded by the coding sequence ATGGTGACCACGACGTCTGGATTACAGTACGTCGATCTCGCTCCTGGCTCCGGGCGCGAAGCCCATGCGGGAGAAACCGCAATAGTCCATTACACGGGGACGCTTACCGACGGAACAAAATTCGATAGTTCGAAAGATCGGAACGAACCATTTTCATTTCGTTTAGGAGCCGGCCGCGTGATTAAGGGTTGGGACGAAGGGGTCGAAGGTATGAAAATCGGTGGTATCCGCAAATTAGTTATTCCGCCTCAGTTGGGATACGGTTCCAGAGGAGCCGGATCAGCTGTTCCCCCCAATGCAACCCTCATTTTTGAAGTCGAACTGCTCGACCTGCGTTGA
- the gcvT gene encoding glycine cleavage system aminomethyltransferase GcvT gives MDETPLAHAHRALNAKLVDFAGWLMPLQYTGVLEEYHAVRKAAGFFDVSHMGRIEISGDQAEAFLQWISTNDVSRLQIGQAQYGMFCQSSGGILDDVFVYKTGSFTFLVCVNASNREKVLQWFIKHQPEKFPGAIVRDRSEELAQIAIQGPASKAIMQKLLGAQIDGLKPRRCLALEGMEFSGLLSRTGYTGELGYEWYVPAAQASLAWDRLLKAGAEFEAKPAGLGARDLLRLDVGYLLYGNDMDENTSPLEANAEWVVAWDKGEFQGHLALGKQKKVGLTRQLAAFEMVERGIPRHDMAIFSNGQSVGRVTSGNFSPILQKGIGLGYVPPALCKEGMLLEIDIRGKRVQAKIVTLPFYKRPKT, from the coding sequence ATGGACGAAACACCGCTCGCTCACGCCCATCGGGCGCTCAATGCCAAGCTGGTGGATTTCGCCGGATGGCTCATGCCACTACAATATACCGGTGTCCTTGAGGAATACCACGCTGTCAGGAAAGCGGCCGGTTTCTTTGATGTCAGTCACATGGGACGCATCGAGATATCAGGAGATCAGGCCGAAGCCTTTCTGCAATGGATCAGTACCAATGACGTGAGCCGCCTCCAGATAGGGCAGGCGCAATATGGCATGTTTTGCCAATCTTCAGGGGGCATTCTCGATGATGTGTTTGTCTATAAAACCGGGTCATTCACCTTTTTGGTTTGTGTCAACGCTTCCAATCGGGAGAAGGTACTCCAGTGGTTCATAAAGCACCAGCCGGAAAAATTTCCTGGAGCAATTGTTCGTGATCGATCGGAAGAACTGGCCCAAATTGCGATCCAAGGTCCCGCATCAAAAGCTATCATGCAAAAACTCCTTGGGGCACAAATCGACGGCCTGAAGCCCCGTAGGTGTTTGGCCCTGGAGGGAATGGAGTTTTCCGGTTTGCTGAGTCGGACGGGATATACCGGAGAGCTTGGATATGAGTGGTATGTGCCGGCGGCGCAAGCGTCCCTCGCGTGGGATCGATTACTGAAGGCCGGCGCAGAATTCGAAGCCAAACCCGCAGGATTAGGGGCGCGAGATCTTTTGCGGTTGGACGTGGGCTACTTGCTGTATGGCAACGATATGGATGAGAACACCTCGCCACTGGAGGCCAATGCCGAATGGGTGGTGGCCTGGGATAAAGGTGAGTTTCAAGGACACCTCGCGTTAGGCAAGCAAAAAAAGGTTGGCCTCACCCGTCAGCTTGCTGCATTCGAAATGGTGGAACGCGGCATTCCCCGCCACGACATGGCTATTTTCAGCAATGGGCAGTCGGTGGGCAGGGTCACCAGTGGAAATTTTTCACCAATTTTACAAAAAGGGATTGGCTTAGGATATGTGCCCCCTGCGCTGTGCAAAGAAGGAATGTTGCTCGAAATCGACATTCGTGGAAAACGGGTACAAGCCAAGATTGTCACACTCCCGTTTTACAAACGTCCAAAAACCTAA
- a CDS encoding NUDIX hydrolase, whose product MSETGNSLSTEHIYAGKVLILNRETVILPNGQSTQLEIIRHPGASAVVPIKGDGTVILIRQFRHAAGGFIYEIPAGKLHPQEDPRLCAARELEEEIGYQAGQLELLTSIWTAPGFTDEVIHIYRGTDLKPGRQHLDEDEVLEVVEWPLKKAMAGIQDGTIRDAKTIIGLQLVFLASHSQAG is encoded by the coding sequence ATGAGTGAAACGGGAAACTCTTTGTCGACGGAACACATCTACGCCGGAAAAGTCTTAATACTCAATCGCGAAACCGTGATTTTGCCCAATGGGCAGTCCACCCAATTGGAAATCATCCGCCATCCTGGCGCCTCGGCCGTCGTGCCGATTAAAGGTGACGGTACCGTCATCCTCATTCGGCAATTCCGCCATGCGGCTGGGGGATTCATTTATGAAATCCCAGCAGGCAAACTTCATCCCCAGGAAGACCCCCGCCTCTGCGCTGCACGAGAGCTGGAGGAAGAGATTGGGTATCAGGCCGGTCAGTTGGAGTTGCTTACCAGTATTTGGACCGCTCCAGGATTTACGGACGAAGTCATCCATATCTATCGCGGAACGGATCTGAAGCCGGGCCGTCAACATTTGGACGAGGATGAAGTGTTGGAAGTGGTGGAATGGCCGCTCAAAAAGGCGATGGCCGGCATTCAGGACGGCACCATTCGTGATGCCAAAACCATCATTGGTTTGCAGCTCGTATTTCTAGCCTCCCATTCTCAAGCGGGCTAG
- a CDS encoding sugar nucleotide-binding protein, translating into MTQSMLLFGATSILGFNLARLFPGTILPFISPGNTSESVREWPVLQLENSDWVERIFAQYQSNVLLYCHAVCDVPKCEADPDWAHEINVQHLRRVVEKLPDHIRLVYVSSDHVFGGDGEYDEHSLPCPISVYGHTRVNAEKLALGRHQSLVIRTGLAIGPSPNGRTGHLDWLRYRTQQNLPITIVEDESRSVVWVTDLARRVMTLAQSNETGIRHISATRAVSRVELANHLMAILGEPPAFRCESRHQRPAPHLGRVELTSAYADILSQPLASVMDG; encoded by the coding sequence ATGACCCAATCCATGCTCCTCTTTGGCGCGACCTCCATTCTTGGGTTCAACCTGGCCAGATTATTTCCGGGAACCATTTTGCCGTTTATCTCGCCCGGTAATACGTCGGAATCAGTCAGGGAATGGCCGGTCCTCCAGTTGGAAAATTCTGATTGGGTGGAACGCATCTTTGCCCAGTATCAGTCGAATGTCCTGTTGTATTGCCATGCGGTGTGTGATGTACCGAAATGTGAAGCGGACCCCGATTGGGCTCATGAGATCAACGTCCAACATCTCCGCCGGGTGGTGGAGAAGCTACCAGACCATATCCGATTGGTGTATGTGTCTTCGGATCATGTCTTTGGTGGGGATGGGGAGTATGATGAACATTCGCTCCCGTGCCCTATTAGCGTGTACGGCCACACGCGTGTTAACGCAGAAAAGCTGGCCTTGGGACGACATCAGTCGCTAGTGATTCGCACAGGCCTCGCAATTGGCCCTTCACCGAACGGGCGAACCGGTCATCTGGATTGGCTTCGTTACCGCACTCAACAAAACCTTCCTATTACCATTGTTGAAGATGAATCTCGCTCCGTGGTCTGGGTGACGGACCTAGCCAGACGCGTCATGACATTGGCACAGAGCAATGAGACAGGCATCCGACATATCTCTGCCACCCGGGCTGTTTCGAGAGTCGAATTAGCCAATCACCTGATGGCGATTTTGGGTGAACCTCCCGCTTTCAGGTGCGAAAGCCGGCATCAACGGCCCGCCCCACATTTGGGCCGCGTGGAATTAACTAGTGCATATGCAGATATCCTTTCTCAACCCTTAGCCAGCGTCATGGATGGATGA
- a CDS encoding response regulator: MNKPILLIDDDRPYRQALRLYLEHHGFTCKEAEDGREALVLLDEGLNVDLVLSDFHMPVINGLEFLKALSYRVKGKDIRVILVSGNMTKEIEKEAKQAGAFALLEKPYDFQELLGLVVSRADKT; encoded by the coding sequence ATGAATAAACCAATTCTGTTAATCGATGACGACCGACCCTACAGGCAGGCTTTGCGCCTGTATTTGGAGCATCACGGGTTTACCTGTAAGGAAGCCGAGGATGGCCGGGAGGCCCTGGTTCTTTTGGATGAAGGACTCAATGTGGACCTCGTCTTATCAGATTTTCATATGCCCGTTATCAATGGGCTCGAATTTCTCAAAGCTCTGTCCTATCGTGTGAAGGGGAAGGATATTCGAGTCATACTCGTGAGTGGTAATATGACAAAGGAAATAGAAAAAGAAGCCAAGCAAGCAGGGGCTTTTGCGCTTCTGGAAAAACCGTACGATTTCCAGGAGCTTCTGGGGTTGGTGGTGTCCCGAGCCGACAAAACATAG
- a CDS encoding response regulator, translating to MKGRILLLDDDPELCSTLRVRLVMEGYDVRTASDGRLGLKLYHESPVDLVITDVLMPEMDGLEVIRVLAGTPSPPLIIAMSGGGDRDLGFLVEAAEFGATRTLPKPFLLEDLVSLVKELLSTLPHSSA from the coding sequence TTGAAAGGGAGAATTTTACTCTTGGATGATGACCCCGAATTATGTTCAACCCTGCGTGTTCGGTTGGTGATGGAAGGCTATGATGTTCGGACCGCTTCCGATGGCCGATTGGGATTGAAGCTCTATCATGAGAGTCCCGTTGATCTGGTTATTACGGATGTACTCATGCCTGAAATGGACGGTCTAGAAGTGATACGCGTCCTTGCTGGAACACCATCTCCTCCCTTAATTATTGCCATGTCGGGAGGTGGGGACCGTGATTTGGGATTTTTGGTAGAGGCGGCTGAGTTTGGTGCCACCCGTACACTCCCCAAACCCTTTCTCCTGGAAGATCTGGTGAGTCTTGTGAAAGAACTGCTGAGTACCCTGCCCCATTCATCGGCATGA
- a CDS encoding CBS domain-containing protein, whose translation MATRVVTIEMDDSLEVVRDIFKKVRFHHLLVVDNQQLVGIISDRDMLKAVSPFVGTMSETTRDRATLNKRAHQIMSHHPVTVCSFCSLQEAAQLMLARGVSCLPVTTKNGEVLGIVTWKDVLRAVLGFDGFTDVS comes from the coding sequence ATGGCGACCAGAGTCGTCACCATTGAAATGGATGATTCACTTGAGGTGGTTCGAGATATTTTCAAGAAAGTCCGATTTCATCATCTACTGGTCGTTGATAACCAACAGCTAGTGGGAATCATTTCCGACCGTGATATGTTGAAAGCCGTCAGCCCGTTTGTCGGCACGATGTCGGAAACCACTCGGGATCGAGCGACCCTCAATAAACGTGCTCATCAAATTATGTCGCATCATCCGGTGACGGTTTGTTCATTCTGTTCTTTGCAGGAAGCGGCTCAACTGATGTTAGCTCGAGGGGTCTCTTGCCTCCCGGTGACCACCAAGAATGGAGAGGTTCTGGGGATAGTGACTTGGAAGGATGTGTTGAGAGCCGTTCTGGGTTTCGATGGATTCACGGATGTTTCATAA
- a CDS encoding TerB family tellurite resistance protein codes for MVDKSFILELGKLLIGAAWADGTLSPTEVNGLKELLFQLPDISGEEWMELELYMVSPVSEEERQRLLNRVLGRMGSAEDKALALATLGKLVSSDPSGGDQQTEVVQQLRADLEKGSSGFLEHLRRPFRQILNLRGQHYTEEHDRESRLEDFIKNTIYFQVTMELRDRGITFDLPDAEIRKLCLAAGLMARVAGVDHVVDSVETTVMGAVLKRHWALTDEQAQLVAEISHHRIFRGLDSVRLVKRFKELTTRIERKEFLHCLFEVANAAEQTSFEEIEEIRIIAKGMDLSHQDFLDAKLAVPREDRKGL; via the coding sequence ATGGTCGATAAAAGCTTTATTCTTGAACTTGGCAAACTGTTGATCGGTGCCGCATGGGCTGACGGGACACTGTCACCCACCGAAGTGAACGGGCTAAAAGAACTGTTGTTTCAATTGCCGGATATTTCCGGAGAGGAATGGATGGAATTGGAACTGTATATGGTTTCTCCAGTGAGCGAGGAAGAACGACAACGTCTCCTGAATCGTGTCCTAGGACGTATGGGATCGGCAGAGGATAAAGCCCTGGCTTTGGCGACACTTGGGAAGCTCGTGTCCTCTGATCCATCAGGAGGGGATCAACAAACAGAAGTGGTCCAACAGCTTAGGGCTGATCTTGAGAAGGGCAGTAGTGGGTTTTTAGAACATCTTCGACGACCATTTCGTCAAATCCTGAATCTGCGGGGGCAGCACTATACCGAAGAGCATGATCGTGAAAGTCGATTGGAAGATTTCATTAAGAACACCATATATTTCCAGGTCACGATGGAATTACGAGACCGGGGCATTACCTTTGATCTTCCTGATGCTGAGATTCGCAAGCTGTGTCTTGCGGCGGGATTGATGGCACGAGTGGCCGGGGTTGATCATGTGGTGGATTCAGTAGAAACCACGGTCATGGGTGCCGTACTCAAACGTCACTGGGCATTAACAGACGAACAGGCCCAACTGGTGGCGGAAATCAGTCATCACCGGATATTCCGAGGGCTGGATAGTGTCCGATTGGTGAAACGTTTTAAGGAGTTAACGACGAGAATTGAACGGAAAGAGTTTCTCCATTGTTTATTTGAAGTGGCCAATGCGGCCGAACAGACTTCGTTTGAGGAAATTGAGGAAATTCGAATTATTGCCAAAGGCATGGACCTCAGTCACCAGGATTTTCTTGATGCCAAGTTGGCTGTTCCGCGAGAAGATCGCAAGGGGCTTTAG
- a CDS encoding dicarboxylate/amino acid:cation symporter — protein MKTSGPHNLLIGMLLGIFTGILLGGLFPSFGLGIQFLGDLFLQALFALVVPLVVSSMIVGIASLGDVRQLGPLGIRTVLFFMTTTGLAVLVGLILVIVLHPGVPLEQLPNGTAPAPPSEVSLQMKDQPTSLVELFETILTSLVPKNLFAAMAETQILPLIVFALIFGGVLTTIGEKGILVIRLFEGINDAMMAIVHLLMWVAPVGIGALIAGRLGEAGGFSGFWPQLSSLGTYVATVLIALGIHGFLILPLALRILGKQSVPSYAKAMTTPLMTAFSTSSSSATLPLTMESLIEEAGVSRRVVSFVVPLGATINMNGTALYEAVAAMFIAQTYGIELGLGETLIVLVTATLSAIGAAGIPEAGLVTMVIVLKAVDLPIEGISLILVVDWFLDRCRTAVNVWGDAVGAAVIDRWESGTKT, from the coding sequence TTGAAGACCTCCGGCCCCCACAACCTGTTGATCGGCATGCTGCTTGGGATTTTCACAGGTATCCTGCTGGGAGGTCTTTTCCCGTCCTTTGGATTGGGCATCCAATTCCTGGGTGATCTATTTCTTCAGGCGTTATTTGCGCTTGTCGTGCCATTGGTAGTGAGTTCCATGATTGTGGGAATCGCCAGTTTGGGTGATGTTCGACAATTGGGACCTCTCGGCATTCGAACCGTGCTGTTCTTCATGACCACCACGGGCCTGGCCGTCTTGGTCGGATTGATCCTGGTGATTGTTCTTCATCCCGGGGTGCCACTCGAGCAACTACCCAACGGAACCGCCCCGGCTCCGCCATCGGAAGTTTCCTTACAGATGAAGGACCAACCGACCTCCCTCGTTGAGCTGTTCGAAACTATTCTGACCAGCTTAGTGCCAAAAAACCTGTTTGCCGCTATGGCGGAAACGCAAATCTTACCGTTGATTGTCTTCGCGCTAATTTTTGGTGGCGTCCTTACCACCATCGGAGAAAAAGGCATCCTGGTCATTCGCTTATTCGAAGGAATAAACGATGCCATGATGGCCATCGTCCATCTACTGATGTGGGTGGCACCGGTGGGAATCGGAGCCTTGATTGCAGGGCGATTGGGAGAGGCAGGTGGATTTTCAGGTTTTTGGCCCCAGCTCTCCAGCCTGGGCACCTATGTCGCTACGGTACTTATCGCCCTCGGCATTCATGGGTTCTTGATCCTTCCCTTGGCATTACGAATATTGGGAAAGCAATCGGTTCCTTCCTATGCGAAAGCGATGACCACGCCGCTCATGACCGCCTTCTCGACAAGTTCGAGTTCGGCCACCCTCCCTTTGACGATGGAAAGTCTGATCGAAGAAGCCGGGGTGTCCCGACGTGTGGTAAGTTTTGTGGTCCCACTGGGCGCCACGATCAACATGAATGGGACCGCCCTCTATGAAGCAGTCGCAGCCATGTTTATCGCACAGACCTATGGCATCGAGTTGGGATTGGGTGAAACGCTTATCGTCCTGGTCACCGCGACACTCTCCGCCATTGGCGCAGCTGGAATCCCGGAAGCGGGTCTGGTCACGATGGTTATCGTTTTGAAAGCCGTGGATCTGCCCATTGAAGGGATTTCACTGATTTTGGTGGTAGACTGGTTTCTGGATCGCTGCCGAACCGCCGTGAATGTCTGGGGTGATGCCGTCGGCGCCGCCGTCATCGACCGCTGGGAATCTGGTACTAAGACATAA